Genomic segment of Chryseobacterium culicis:
GAATCCATCCGGCATCAGAAACAATATAGCTTACTCCAAGATTCAGACTGGTTTCGTTATCCGCAAGAATTTCAAGAAGAAGTTCTTTCCGATTGGTATTTTTATGGGTTTGCTCTTCAGCAGACTGATTGTTGAGCTTTGCGATACTTTCATCCAGAACCGTTTTCTGCTCATTAAGAAGGAATACCTGGTTATCAATTTCCAGCATTCTCTTTCTGTAAAACTCAGTAAGTTTAATAAGCTGTTCCTGTGGAGTAGATTTATCATTGGTAGAGATTTTTAAATTATCATTAATGATATGCTGCTCACCCGTCAGATTTTTGATCTGAATATTCAATAGGCTTACCTGTCTTTGAAGCTTTTTTGTCTCTATTTGAAGTTTCTTTTCATTATCTGACAATTCATCATTTTTCAAAAAATTGCTTTGAGGAGTAATGGAAAGCAGTGTCGTATTTTTTTCAAGATTGATTTTATAGGTATTCTCATCCAGATTATTGGGAAGATTGACAATTCTTATGGTATTTCTACCTTTTTGAAGGCTCACATTGGTACTTCCGAAAACCTTTGCTCCCTGTAAAAATACAGTAGCCTGCTTTACTTCAATTTCTTTCTTAATTTCCTGTGCGTTGATAAAGGCAGCTGAAAATATGATTAATAGTAAAAAATAACGTTTCATTGTTTATTATTTTGAATTCCTGAAGTAAAATTATCCCTATTTAAGGCTGAAAATTGGGAAACTTGGTGAAGCAGCCTTTTGACTTGGTGAGTTTTTATAGGAGAAAAGACAGAGGCCTAAAAAGTGTTATTCTGACGAAGTAAGAATCTCTTTTACAATAAATCAGAATCCGTTCAAAACGACAAAAAACAAAAAAAGCTACCCTTTGGGCAGCCTTGTTTTGAACTTATTCTTTTAAAGGATTTCGTATCTTGTTTTGATGCTGTATTTCAGCTTGATGTTTTCAATATTATCAAAAGAATAATCTACCGGAGCATCTGCCATTTCCATCTGTACGCTGTTCATTCTTCCTTTGTAAGCAGCCGGCATGATCATATCGCTGGTATAGTCTTCTATTTCTACAATTTCAAGAGCATTTCCTGTCTTTTTGCCCATACTTTCCAATAAATAATCTGCCTTTTCTTTAGCGGCCTTCAAAGCATTGATCTTTACAGCTTTTCTGAAATCTGCAATTTTGGTATTCTTTACCTCAGCAATGTTCAGGCTGCTTACCCATTTTTGGTTCAGGTCTCCAAAAATTTTACTCAGACTTGATTTTGTACTGGCTTTAAACTGATAACTTTTAGTAAACTTGGCTGTTTTAGAATAGATATTCTGGTACATTGATTTGAACTTGATATCCTCGTTCTTTACTCCTGCATTTTTTAAAATTTCAAATAACTTCTTTTCATTATCTGCCAGATCATTTTTGTTATCTGCTTTTATTCCGATGCTGAAGATAATTTCATCCGGTTCCACTTCCATTTCAGCAACACCTGTTACTTCAATTGCATTTTTCTTTACTTCCTGAGCATTTACAAAGCTTCCAAGGGTTAAAATTCCGATTAATAAAAAATGTTTCAATTTCATAATTTCCTGTTTTAAATTTTTAATTCTGATGTAAAATTATGCAGATCAGAAACCGGAATTCGGGAGACTTGGTGAAATGGAGCTTTCACTTGGTGAGGCTGGAGAAATGAATTACTTCTCTTTATTTTTCTTCAGATCATACTTTACGCTGAGGTTCATAATATACTGTATACCTACCTCAGGATCGGAGTTGTTGATGACTTTATCAAAGCCGGTATAATCTGTTCCGTCATAGTAAAAGGTCTTTGACTTTCGCTCCTCCTTTTTGATATATCTGGTGTCATATCCATAGGTGACACTGGCACTTTCAAGAGCGGTATAATGCTGATATTGATTTTTAGGAAAAGTATAAGTAAAACCTGAAGTCGCTGTAGGGGTTCCAATAATTTCTTTTTTAAACAGTTTAAAATAATTATCCTTCTTTTTGTCAAAAACAGCATAAGCCTCTTTGAGAAGGTCTTCCTGGATTTTATCAATATCACTGTTGATGTAATCTACTTTAATAACATCATAAATCTGGAAATCTGAAGCTTCAGAGATCAGTTTTTCTATCATTGAATGCTTGTTTACGGTAATAATGATATTCTTCTTGGTTTCGAAACCATCCATTTTCTGAATGGTTACCTGAGTGTCTTTATTAATGTCATAATCATAGATTTTTGTCTGCGAGATAAAATCCACAAAAATATTATCGTTTTTGATGCCCATTGATGATATTCTTTTTATAAAACCATTGATTCTCCTGTTGATATTTTCGATGGCAATTTTAGGCGTTGCAGCTTCTTCATTCAACCCCAGAGTAAGTTTATAGCGGTCTGCAGTCTTATTCATCAATACTTTTACATTAACAACCAGCGTGGAATCACTGGTGAAATAACTATTGGTATTGTTGAATTCAGGGAGATGTTTTGGAGCGGAATAATCATAATTATTTTTGTCTCTGTAAATCTGGTTTCCTCCTACCTGTGCTTTGGAAAGACTTAAAAGAGAAGTCATGATGAGGAAAAATACGGATGTTTGTTTTTTCATAATTTTTAAATTTGAATTATTTTGCCCCAAACTTAGCCTTACGGTCACAGTGTCAATGACTCAACTTGGTGAAAGGGAGGCTTCACTTGGTGAATAGTTTTTGAGCAGACTATATATATGTATATCTTTGTTTTATGAAAATGCTTAAACTCTTTACCTTCTTTTTACTGGCGCTTTGGGGAAATACTATACACTCCCAAACCACGAATAACAGCAGTGCTGCTGTGGAAGAAGTGCAGGTAGAAACGAAGAAGCTGAAAAAAGCAATAGATACTAAAAATGAACCTGCTCAGGCAGATTCATATTATAATATTGGTGAAACATTTTTTAATAACGGGAATTTTCCGAAGAGTGAAGAGTATTACACCAAAGCTAAAAATCTGTATGAAAAACTCAACGACAAACCCAATATTGAAAAAGCAACCCGCAGATTGGCTCAGTCACAGGAAAAACAAAACAAAATAACGCCTGCTATCAGTAACTATGGCAGAGCGGCACAAATGGGGTACAGTGTAAAAAGTAAAGCTGTAAATACTAATGATGTTGCAAGACTTTCTTCTCCAACGCCCGAACTTAAGGCGGAAGCCATCCAGAATAATATCAATCTGAGTAAAAAAGAAAACGAACAGGGAGATCTTGCAGAAAGCTACAGCCAGCTGGCTGATGTTAATCTTAAACAAAAAGATGTTTCCAGCGCTGAAGAAAACCTGAATACCGCTTATACAATTTCCAAAAAAGAAGCTCCTCAACAGGCATTGGCGATCAATCAGAAATTAGCAGATCTCTATGTTGAGAACAAAAACTATGATAAAGCTATTGAAGCTAAAAAGAAAGTACTGAAAGAAGATTTTGTAAAGGAAAATTCGCAGGAAAAAGTCAATCAGATTCAGGAACTGGCAGATATTTACATCAAAAAGAATGATCCGAAAGAAGCCGTAGATCTTTTGAAAAATGCCTATGGAATTGCCTTAGATAAAGGTCATACACTGGAAGCACAGAAAAGTGTAAAAAAACTGGATAGCCTTTATGCGATTTCAGGAAATGTAGATGCTTCAGTTCAGTTATACAGAGACTTTTTAGGAAAACTGCCGAATCTTGTTTCCAAAGACAGAAGTCTGGTAGATAATAAAATTCTGGAAGATACCGAACAGAGAATATCCCAGCTGGAAAAAGAAAAAGAGCTGAAAGATGAGCTTATCAGAAAGAAAAATGTGTTCAATTACAGTCTTATCGGTGCTTTGATTCTACTGACGGGATTGATGATTTTTATTTTCAGAACACTGAAAAAGGTTCAGACGAAAAATAAAAAAATTGCCCTTCAATCATTACGCAGAGAGATGAATCCGCATTTTATTTTTAACAGTTTAAATAGCGTTAATCACTTTATAGCTACCAATAATGAACTGGAAGCCAATCAGTATCTGACTAAATTTTCAAAGCTGATGCGTGGGGTAATGGAAAACTCAGCCGAAGATTTTATTCCTTTCCAGCAGGAGCTTGATCTTCTTCAGAATTATCTTGCTTTAGAAAAAACACGTTTTGCAGATAAGTTCGATTATGAAATTGATGTAGATGAAAGCCTGAATATGCAAAACCTGCAAGTTCCGGGAATGCTTATACAGCCGTTTTTGGAAAATGCTGTCTGGCATGGGCTCCGCTACAGATCTGAAAAAGGATTTTTAAAATTAAGCTTTGATAAAAGTGAATCACACCTTAAAATTCTTATTGAAGACAACGGAATAGGAATTGAGGAAAGTAAAAAGCAGAAAACCCAGCATCAAAAGACAAGAGAGGGCAGAGGAATGAAAAATACACTGGAAAGAATCCAGCTTCTGAACGATCTGTATAAGAAAGATATTACCTGCTCTGTAAAGGATAAGGAAAACAATAATGGAGTGTTGGTGACCCTTCAAATCAATCTGAGCTAAGTTGAATTCAGATTGATTTACTCTATTTTTTCTTCAAATTTGATAGTGCATTAAGTTATCTCAAAGTCCTGCAAACACCCGGAAATTTTGTGTTTCTAATAGCTCTTAACTTATATCTGCTACCCGCCGCCTGAAAAATTCTGTAACCATTTTGA
This window contains:
- a CDS encoding SIMPL domain-containing protein; this encodes MKLKHFLLIGILTLGSFVNAQEVKKNAIEVTGVAEMEVEPDEIIFSIGIKADNKNDLADNEKKLFEILKNAGVKNEDIKFKSMYQNIYSKTAKFTKSYQFKASTKSSLSKIFGDLNQKWVSSLNIAEVKNTKIADFRKAVKINALKAAKEKADYLLESMGKKTGNALEIVEIEDYTSDMIMPAAYKGRMNSVQMEMADAPVDYSFDNIENIKLKYSIKTRYEIL
- a CDS encoding SIMPL domain-containing protein (The SIMPL domain is named for its presence in mouse protein SIMPL (signalling molecule that associates with mouse pelle-like kinase). Bacterial member BP26, from Brucella, was shown to assemble into a channel-like structure, while YggE from E. coli has been associated with resistance to oxidative stress.), producing the protein MKKQTSVFFLIMTSLLSLSKAQVGGNQIYRDKNNYDYSAPKHLPEFNNTNSYFTSDSTLVVNVKVLMNKTADRYKLTLGLNEEAATPKIAIENINRRINGFIKRISSMGIKNDNIFVDFISQTKIYDYDINKDTQVTIQKMDGFETKKNIIITVNKHSMIEKLISEASDFQIYDVIKVDYINSDIDKIQEDLLKEAYAVFDKKKDNYFKLFKKEIIGTPTATSGFTYTFPKNQYQHYTALESASVTYGYDTRYIKKEERKSKTFYYDGTDYTGFDKVINNSDPEVGIQYIMNLSVKYDLKKNKEK
- a CDS encoding histidine kinase, with translation MKMLKLFTFFLLALWGNTIHSQTTNNSSAAVEEVQVETKKLKKAIDTKNEPAQADSYYNIGETFFNNGNFPKSEEYYTKAKNLYEKLNDKPNIEKATRRLAQSQEKQNKITPAISNYGRAAQMGYSVKSKAVNTNDVARLSSPTPELKAEAIQNNINLSKKENEQGDLAESYSQLADVNLKQKDVSSAEENLNTAYTISKKEAPQQALAINQKLADLYVENKNYDKAIEAKKKVLKEDFVKENSQEKVNQIQELADIYIKKNDPKEAVDLLKNAYGIALDKGHTLEAQKSVKKLDSLYAISGNVDASVQLYRDFLGKLPNLVSKDRSLVDNKILEDTEQRISQLEKEKELKDELIRKKNVFNYSLIGALILLTGLMIFIFRTLKKVQTKNKKIALQSLRREMNPHFIFNSLNSVNHFIATNNELEANQYLTKFSKLMRGVMENSAEDFIPFQQELDLLQNYLALEKTRFADKFDYEIDVDESLNMQNLQVPGMLIQPFLENAVWHGLRYRSEKGFLKLSFDKSESHLKILIEDNGIGIEESKKQKTQHQKTREGRGMKNTLERIQLLNDLYKKDITCSVKDKENNNGVLVTLQINLS